A part of Cannabis sativa cultivar Pink pepper isolate KNU-18-1 chromosome 6, ASM2916894v1, whole genome shotgun sequence genomic DNA contains:
- the LOC133039283 gene encoding uncharacterized protein LOC133039283: MVWRTWLMMLWMTQRLRQLRHGGPSRSIFPTTSCFTPAEEDEVFPDDYDPYEGAPATPIEAQPLIHVHDTESQGEILSIEAQPAVVKSRKRKRKPPVWFGDYTEMKRRHRPSSTFDPLEPPDEKLLTTFRKWCVGLIPNHRLRDLRSGDYGPGFFWIMLTPKEWLTDDHIDAAMHMLRRRRTDYPLTFPQKGIILSTFVTAMISSAWTSHKGPRKNFKWEEYILDYCTGFHKSQVFERWRGNEFIYFVLHLPTARHWVTVEVDIELWKINVYDCDSSVCHWTAMEPILKVWSELLPSLILATGIST, encoded by the exons CTTCGGCACGGAGGCCCCAGCAGATCCATCTTCCCCACCACCAGCTGCTTCACCCCCGCAGAAGAGGATGAGGTCTTCCCCGACGATTACGATCCTTATGAGGGAGCTCCAGCGACTCCGATCGAGGCACAACCTCttatccatgtacatgacaccgagtcgcagggtgagattctgtccatagaggcacaacctgcagtggttaagagtcggaagaggaagagaaagcctcctgtatggttcggtgactatacggagatgaagaggagacataggccatcttcgacttttgatcccctggagccaccggacgagaaattgttaaccactttccgaaagtggtgtgttggactcattccgaaccaccgacttcgggatttgagaagtggtgattacggtccaggattcttttggataatgctcacaccaaaggaatggcttacagatgac CATATAGATGCAGCAATGCATATGCTGAGGAGGCGACGCACCGACTATCCACTGACATTTCCTCAGAAGGGTATCATTCTCTCCACATTCGTGACCGCCATGATCAGCAGTGCATGGACGAGCCACAAGGGTCCGAGGAAAAACTTTAAATGGGAGGAATATATCCTGGACTACTGCACAGGGTTtcataag tcccaagtctttgagagatggaggggtaacgagtttatttacttcgttctgCACCTTCCCACGGCAAGACACTGGGTCACAGTTGAAGTGGACATAGAgctgtggaaaattaatgtctacGACTGTGATTCCAGCGTCTGTCATTGGACCGCCATGGAACCCATCTTGAAGGTTTGGTCAGAACTGCTGCCCTCGCTAATCCTTGCAACCGGAATTTCCACATAA